In a genomic window of Comamonadaceae bacterium OTU4NAUVB1:
- a CDS encoding M20/M25/M40 family metallo-hydrolase, giving the protein MTAYDRLDAWIDAHFDEEVRFLQELVRVPTDTPPGNNAPHAERTAELLAGFGLDAERHAVPEQAVRDYGLESITNLIVRRRYGTAGDGPTVALNAHGDVVPPGEGWTHDPYGGEIEDGRLYARAAAVSKSDFASFTFALRALEAVAKPSKGAVELHFTYDEEFGGLLGPGWLLSQGLTKPDLMIAAGFGYEVVTAHNGCLQMEVTVHGKMAHAAIPDTGVDALQGAVRILNALYAQNTRYREVTSAVEGITHPYLNVGRIEGGTNTNVVPGKVVFKLDRRMIPEENPVEVEAAIREVIAEAAAPLPGVTVEIRRLLLANAMKPLAGNQPLVEAIQKHGRTIFGEPIPAMGTPLYTDVRLYGEAGIPGVIYGAGPRTVLESHAKRADERLVLEDLRRATKVVARTLADLLG; this is encoded by the coding sequence ATGACCGCCTACGACCGCCTCGACGCCTGGATCGACGCCCATTTCGACGAGGAAGTGCGCTTCCTGCAGGAGCTGGTGCGCGTGCCCACCGACACCCCACCGGGCAACAACGCGCCGCACGCCGAGCGCACCGCCGAGCTGCTCGCGGGCTTCGGCCTGGACGCCGAGCGCCACGCGGTGCCCGAACAGGCCGTGCGCGACTACGGCCTCGAATCCATCACCAACCTGATCGTGCGCCGCCGCTACGGCACCGCCGGCGACGGCCCGACGGTGGCCCTCAACGCCCACGGCGACGTGGTGCCGCCCGGCGAGGGGTGGACCCACGACCCCTACGGCGGCGAGATCGAGGACGGCCGGCTCTACGCCCGCGCCGCCGCCGTCAGCAAGAGCGACTTCGCCAGCTTCACCTTCGCCCTGCGCGCGCTGGAGGCGGTGGCGAAGCCGTCGAAGGGCGCCGTCGAGCTGCACTTCACCTACGACGAGGAGTTCGGCGGCCTGCTCGGTCCGGGCTGGCTGCTGTCGCAGGGCCTGACGAAGCCCGACCTGATGATCGCCGCGGGCTTCGGCTACGAGGTGGTGACCGCGCACAACGGCTGCCTGCAGATGGAGGTGACCGTGCACGGCAAGATGGCCCACGCGGCCATCCCCGACACCGGCGTCGACGCGCTGCAGGGCGCCGTGCGGATCCTGAACGCGCTCTACGCGCAGAACACGCGCTACCGGGAGGTCACCTCGGCCGTCGAGGGCATCACCCACCCCTACCTCAACGTCGGACGCATCGAGGGCGGCACCAACACCAACGTCGTGCCCGGCAAGGTCGTCTTCAAGCTCGACCGCCGGATGATTCCCGAGGAGAACCCGGTGGAGGTCGAAGCCGCGATCCGCGAGGTCATCGCCGAGGCGGCGGCGCCGCTGCCGGGCGTCACGGTGGAGATCAGGCGCCTGCTGCTGGCCAACGCGATGAAGCCGCTGGCCGGCAACCAGCCCCTGGTCGAGGCCATCCAGAAGCACGGCCGGACGATCTTCGGCGAGCCGATCCCGGCCATGGGCACGCCGCTCTACACCGACGTGCGCCTCTACGGCGAGGCCGGCATTCCCGGCGTGATCTACGGCGCCGGCCCGCGCACGGTGCTGGAGTCGCATGCCAAGCGCGCCGACGAGCGCCTGGTGCTGGAGGACCTGCGCCGGGCCACCAAGGTCGTGGCGCGCACGCTGGCCGACCTGCTCGGCTAG
- a CDS encoding NCS1 family nucleobase:cation symporter-1 produces the protein MQPTGLHGVPGSDERLINHDLAPVAGERKNWSSYSIFAMWMSDIHSVGGYTFAASLFLLGLNGWQVLGALVVGIAIVNVLMNWIGRPSQRHGIPYPVMARVSMGVMGANFAALIRGIVGVVWYGVQTYFASKAVATLVLVFFPAAAALQSSSFLRLDLLGWASFMFMWIFQLLIFQRGMDSIRRFIDFCGPAVYVVMFLLAGWIVWKAGWDALDLSLSDKVLTGGESFVAMGSAILLVVSYFAALLLNFGDFSRYARSERDMRVGNFLGLPVNFILFAVIVVIVTAGSAKVFGHMIMDPIEIVARIDNKWAVVLGSVTFIIATMGINIVANFVSPAYDFANLFPKHIDFRRGGLITSVLAVAVCPWIFVDSPKAITVFVSVFGAVLAPLFGVMVADFYLLKKQVLKVEDLYTMAPGGRYHYDGGWNRVGVAALVLASAVSIGWELCTQLLKVLPENNFGWVIGAVAGAVLYVAMMRGARRT, from the coding sequence ATGCAACCCACCGGCCTCCACGGCGTCCCCGGCTCGGACGAACGCCTCATCAACCACGACCTCGCGCCCGTCGCGGGCGAGCGCAAGAACTGGTCGAGCTACAGCATCTTCGCGATGTGGATGTCCGACATCCACAGCGTGGGCGGCTACACCTTCGCGGCCAGCCTGTTCCTGCTGGGACTCAACGGCTGGCAGGTGCTCGGCGCCCTGGTGGTGGGCATCGCCATCGTCAACGTGCTGATGAACTGGATCGGCCGGCCCAGCCAGCGGCACGGCATCCCCTACCCCGTGATGGCGCGCGTGAGCATGGGCGTGATGGGCGCGAACTTCGCCGCGCTCATCCGCGGCATCGTCGGCGTGGTCTGGTACGGCGTGCAGACGTACTTCGCCTCCAAGGCCGTGGCCACGCTGGTGCTGGTGTTCTTCCCGGCCGCCGCCGCGCTGCAGTCCAGCAGCTTCCTGCGGCTGGACCTGCTGGGCTGGGCGAGCTTCATGTTCATGTGGATCTTCCAGCTGCTGATCTTCCAGCGCGGCATGGACTCGATCCGCAGGTTCATCGACTTCTGCGGCCCGGCGGTGTACGTGGTGATGTTCCTGCTGGCCGGCTGGATCGTCTGGAAAGCCGGCTGGGACGCGCTGGACCTGTCGCTCAGCGACAAGGTGCTCACCGGCGGCGAGTCGTTCGTCGCCATGGGCAGCGCGATCCTGCTGGTGGTGAGCTACTTCGCCGCGCTGCTGCTGAACTTCGGCGACTTCTCGCGCTACGCGCGCAGCGAGCGCGACATGCGCGTGGGCAACTTCCTGGGCCTGCCGGTCAACTTCATCCTGTTCGCGGTCATCGTGGTGATCGTCACCGCCGGCAGCGCCAAGGTGTTCGGCCACATGATCATGGACCCGATCGAGATCGTCGCGCGCATCGACAACAAGTGGGCCGTGGTGCTGGGCAGCGTGACCTTCATCATCGCCACGATGGGCATCAACATCGTCGCCAACTTCGTCTCGCCGGCCTACGACTTCGCCAACCTGTTTCCCAAGCACATCGACTTCAGGCGCGGCGGGCTCATCACCTCGGTGCTGGCGGTGGCGGTGTGTCCGTGGATCTTCGTGGACAGCCCCAAGGCGATCACGGTGTTCGTGAGCGTGTTCGGCGCGGTGCTGGCGCCGCTGTTCGGCGTGATGGTGGCGGACTTCTACCTGCTCAAGAAGCAGGTGCTGAAGGTCGAGGACCTCTACACCATGGCCCCCGGCGGGCGCTACCACTACGACGGCGGCTGGAACCGGGTCGGCGTCGCGGCCCTGGTGCTGGCCAGCGCGGTCTCCATCGGCTGGGAGCTGTGCACGCAGCTCCTGAAGGTGCTGCCGGAGAACAATTTCGGCTGGGTCATCGGCGCGGTCGCCGGCGCGGTCCTCTACGTCGCGATGATGCGCGGCGCCCGGCGCACCTGA
- a CDS encoding GntR family transcriptional regulator, translating into MPEGAPALDEVSPTVIAERVVEAILAQKLAPGERLGEQALAGNFGVSRTMVREALMKLQARGFVEVQSKRGWYVVQPSAEEARDAFAARRIVEAGILAEAGRPLQAVTRRLRQHIADERRAIDGADAATRAFLLADFHVCLAAQMGHRLLVDVLRDLTARTTLAATLYQSRHDAGQSCAEHGAIVDALEDGDTARARDLMLAHIGNVEQALEVEPAAREPDAPARLRATLAPLDVAQTPRPPTDGAKSGS; encoded by the coding sequence ATGCCTGAGGGCGCACCGGCCCTGGACGAGGTCTCGCCCACCGTCATCGCCGAGCGCGTGGTCGAGGCCATCCTGGCGCAGAAGCTCGCGCCGGGCGAGCGCCTGGGCGAGCAGGCGCTCGCGGGCAACTTCGGCGTCAGCCGCACCATGGTGCGCGAGGCGCTGATGAAGCTGCAGGCGCGCGGCTTCGTCGAGGTGCAGAGCAAGCGCGGCTGGTACGTGGTGCAGCCCTCGGCCGAGGAGGCGCGCGACGCCTTCGCGGCGCGGCGCATCGTCGAGGCCGGCATCCTCGCGGAAGCCGGGCGGCCGCTGCAGGCCGTCACGCGCCGCCTGCGCCAGCACATCGCCGACGAGCGGCGCGCCATCGACGGCGCCGACGCGGCCACGCGCGCCTTCCTGCTGGCCGACTTCCACGTCTGCCTGGCCGCGCAGATGGGCCACCGGCTGCTGGTCGACGTGCTGCGCGACCTGACCGCGCGCACCACGCTGGCGGCCACGCTCTACCAGTCGCGCCACGACGCGGGACAGTCCTGCGCCGAGCACGGCGCCATCGTCGACGCGCTCGAGGACGGCGACACGGCCCGCGCGCGCGACCTGATGCTGGCCCACATCGGCAACGTCGAGCAGGCGCTGGAGGTCGAACCGGCGGCGCGCGAGCCCGATGCGCCGGCGCGCCTGCGCGCGACGCTCGCGCCGCTGGACGTTGCGCAAACGCCACGACCACCGACGGACGGCGCGAAGTCCGGTTCCTGA
- a CDS encoding AI-2E family transporter encodes MNSPQLQRGTFFALLAIVTVAFIWILMPFFGAVLWGVALAILFTPMYRWLLRKFPGRKNTAALSTLAICLVIVILPLAMIGVSLVQQVAVVTQDIRTGQINFAAYFQQILGAMPRWVMNILERFDLTNMSSLESRITAGAAQGSQVVAGQALTIGQNTFDFFVSFFVMLYLLYFLLRDGPALSKTVRDALPLAKPHTHYLLNKFTTVIRATVKGNVAVAIAQGTLGGLAFWFLGVQGALLWAVLMAFLSLLPAVGAALIWGPVALYFLATGRIWQGLVLVFVGVFVIGLVDNILRPILVGKDTQMPDYIVLMSTIGGMALFGINGFVIGPVIAALFMAAWSLFANSGDVGDRHDDKGTPI; translated from the coding sequence ATGAATTCCCCCCAACTCCAGCGCGGCACCTTCTTTGCCCTGCTCGCCATCGTCACGGTCGCCTTCATCTGGATCCTGATGCCGTTCTTCGGGGCCGTGCTGTGGGGGGTGGCGCTGGCGATCCTGTTCACGCCCATGTATCGCTGGCTGCTGCGGAAGTTTCCCGGCCGCAAGAACACCGCCGCGCTCTCGACGCTGGCGATCTGCCTGGTGATCGTGATCCTGCCGCTGGCCATGATCGGCGTGTCGCTGGTGCAGCAGGTGGCGGTGGTGACGCAGGACATCCGCACGGGCCAGATCAATTTCGCCGCCTACTTCCAGCAGATCCTGGGCGCGATGCCGCGCTGGGTCATGAACATCCTGGAGCGTTTCGACCTGACCAACATGTCCTCGCTCGAATCGCGCATCACCGCCGGCGCGGCGCAGGGCAGTCAGGTCGTCGCCGGCCAGGCGCTGACCATCGGCCAGAACACCTTCGACTTCTTCGTCAGCTTCTTCGTGATGCTGTACCTGCTGTACTTCCTGCTGCGCGACGGTCCGGCGCTGTCGAAGACCGTGCGCGACGCGCTGCCGCTGGCCAAGCCGCACACGCACTACCTGCTCAACAAGTTCACCACCGTGATCCGCGCCACCGTCAAGGGCAACGTGGCCGTGGCGATCGCGCAGGGCACGCTCGGCGGGCTGGCGTTCTGGTTCCTGGGCGTGCAGGGGGCGCTGCTCTGGGCGGTGCTGATGGCCTTCCTGTCGCTGCTGCCGGCGGTGGGCGCGGCGCTCATCTGGGGGCCGGTGGCGCTCTACTTCCTCGCGACCGGGCGCATCTGGCAGGGCCTGGTGCTGGTCTTCGTCGGCGTCTTCGTGATCGGCCTGGTCGACAACATCCTGCGCCCCATCCTGGTGGGCAAGGACACGCAGATGCCCGACTACATCGTGCTGATGTCCACCATCGGCGGCATGGCGCTGTTCGGCATCAACGGGTTCGTGATCGGCCCGGTCATCGCCGCCCTGTTCATGGCCGCGTGGAGCCTGTTCGCGAACTCCGGCGACGTGGGCGACCGGCACGACGACAAGGGCACGCCGATCTGA
- the uraH gene encoding hydroxyisourate hydrolase, whose amino-acid sequence MGLSTHVLDTMHGAPAAGMSVALFTTQGDAATLVRRFVLNADGRSDGPLYDNQTLRAGTYRLVFDVAAYFKARGVVLPEPNFLDRVSLDFGVARTDEHYHVPLLVSPWSYSTYRGS is encoded by the coding sequence ATGGGCCTCAGCACCCACGTCCTCGACACGATGCACGGCGCGCCCGCCGCGGGCATGTCGGTCGCGTTGTTCACCACGCAGGGCGACGCGGCGACGCTGGTGCGGCGCTTCGTGCTCAACGCCGACGGCCGCAGCGACGGCCCGCTCTACGACAACCAGACCCTCAGGGCCGGCACCTACCGGCTGGTGTTCGACGTCGCGGCGTACTTCAAGGCGCGGGGCGTCGTGCTGCCCGAGCCCAATTTCCTCGACCGCGTGTCGCTCGACTTCGGCGTCGCGCGCACCGACGAGCACTACCACGTGCCGCTGCTGGTGAGCCCGTGGAGCTACTCGACCTACCGGGGCTCCTGA
- the uraD gene encoding 2-oxo-4-hydroxy-4-carboxy-5-ureidoimidazoline decarboxylase, with product MTTASTTAPRAPLTLEALNAATPEAAVALLDGTYEHSPWVAEAALAERPFRSLQHLKHALARVVDAAPAERQLFLIRAHPELAGKAMERGALTAESTNEQGKAGLTNCTPAELAHIGDLNAAYGAKFGFPFILAVRGPRGTGLAKQEIVRTFERRLGHHPSFERGEALRNIHRIAEIRLHDKFGADTSLGDDVWDWQEALAVHTDPGYAELGQLTVTYLTDAHRACAAQIAQGMRDCGFDAVDTDAVGNVVGRYEAATPGARALLTGSHYDTVRNGGKYDGRLGIFVPMACVRELHRQGRRLPFAIEVVGFAEEEGQRYKATFLGSGALIGHFDPAWLDQKDAEGVTMREAMRHAGLSEADIPAIRRDPARYLGFVEVHIEQGPVLTELDLPLGVVSSINGSVRHVGEVHGMASHAGTTPMDRRRDAAAAVAELILFAEQRAARDGDSVATVGMLEVPNGSINVVPGLCRFSLDIRAPDDAQRDAVVADVLAALAGICERRFVRHTLEETMRAAAAPSAPEWQRRWERAVESLGLPVHRMPSGAGHDAMKLHEVMPQAMLFVRGINSGISHNPLESSTSADIDLSVRAFQHLLDDLARDVAGATAPSPSA from the coding sequence ATGACCACCGCATCGACGACCGCCCCCCGCGCGCCCTTGACCCTCGAGGCCCTCAACGCCGCCACGCCGGAGGCGGCCGTGGCGCTGCTCGACGGCACCTACGAGCACTCGCCCTGGGTGGCGGAGGCGGCCCTGGCCGAGCGGCCGTTCCGCTCGCTGCAGCACCTCAAGCACGCCCTGGCGCGGGTCGTCGACGCGGCACCGGCCGAGCGCCAGCTGTTTCTCATCCGCGCCCACCCCGAACTCGCCGGCAAGGCGATGGAGCGCGGCGCCCTGACCGCCGAATCGACCAACGAGCAGGGCAAGGCCGGCCTCACGAACTGCACGCCCGCAGAGCTCGCGCACATCGGCGACCTCAACGCCGCCTATGGCGCGAAGTTCGGCTTCCCGTTCATCCTGGCCGTGCGCGGGCCGCGCGGCACCGGGCTGGCCAAGCAGGAGATCGTGCGGACCTTCGAACGCCGGCTGGGCCACCACCCGTCCTTCGAGCGCGGCGAGGCGCTGCGCAACATCCACCGCATCGCCGAGATCCGCCTGCACGACAAGTTCGGCGCCGACACCTCGCTGGGCGACGACGTCTGGGACTGGCAGGAGGCGCTCGCGGTCCACACCGACCCGGGCTACGCCGAACTCGGCCAGCTCACCGTCACCTACCTCACCGACGCGCACCGCGCCTGCGCCGCGCAGATCGCGCAGGGCATGCGCGACTGCGGCTTCGACGCGGTGGACACCGACGCCGTGGGCAACGTGGTCGGCCGCTACGAGGCCGCCACGCCGGGTGCCAGGGCGCTGCTGACCGGCTCGCACTACGACACCGTGCGCAACGGCGGCAAGTACGACGGCCGGCTGGGCATCTTCGTGCCGATGGCCTGCGTGCGCGAGCTGCACCGCCAGGGCCGGCGCCTGCCCTTCGCCATCGAGGTGGTCGGCTTCGCCGAGGAGGAAGGCCAGCGCTACAAGGCGACCTTCCTGGGCTCGGGCGCGCTCATCGGGCATTTCGACCCCGCCTGGCTCGACCAGAAGGACGCCGAGGGCGTGACCATGCGCGAGGCCATGCGTCACGCCGGGCTGAGCGAAGCCGACATCCCCGCCATCCGGCGCGACCCGGCGCGCTACCTCGGCTTCGTCGAGGTCCACATCGAGCAGGGCCCGGTGCTCACCGAGCTCGACCTGCCGCTGGGCGTGGTCTCCTCCATCAACGGCAGCGTGCGCCACGTCGGCGAGGTCCACGGCATGGCCAGCCACGCCGGCACGACGCCGATGGACCGGCGCCGCGACGCGGCGGCGGCGGTGGCCGAGCTGATCCTGTTCGCCGAGCAGCGCGCCGCGCGCGACGGCGACTCGGTCGCCACCGTCGGCATGCTGGAGGTGCCCAACGGCTCGATCAACGTCGTCCCGGGCCTGTGCCGCTTCAGCCTGGACATCCGCGCGCCCGACGATGCCCAGCGCGACGCCGTCGTCGCCGACGTGCTGGCCGCGCTGGCCGGGATCTGCGAGCGCCGCTTCGTGCGCCACACCCTGGAGGAGACCATGCGCGCGGCCGCCGCGCCGAGCGCGCCCGAATGGCAGCGGCGCTGGGAGCGCGCGGTCGAGTCGCTGGGCCTGCCGGTGCACCGCATGCCCAGCGGCGCCGGCCACGACGCCATGAAGCTGCACGAGGTCATGCCGCAGGCGATGCTGTTCGTGCGCGGCATCAACTCGGGCATCAGCCACAACCCGCTCGAATCGAGCACGTCGGCCGACATCGACCTCTCGGTGCGGGCGTTCCAGCACCTGCTCGACGACCTGGCGCGGGACGTGGCCGGGGCCACCGCGCCGTCGCCGTCGGCCTGA
- the puuE gene encoding allantoinase PuuE encodes MTVYDSTLPYPRDLVGYGRNPPHARWPGGARIAVQFVLNYEEGGENSVLHGDAGSEQFLSEMFNPASYPERHISMEGIYEYGSRAGVWRLLREFEKRGLPLTVFGVGMALERHPELTAAFVALGHEIACHGWRWIHYQAIDEATEREHMALGMAAIERLTGARALGWYTGRDSPRTRRLVADYGGFEYDSDYYGDDLPFWMRVAKSDGEVVPQLIVPYTLDCNDMRFALPQGYSHADPFFQYLKDTFDALYAEGDPAGDDRPKMMSVGMHCRLLGRPGRIAALQRFLDHVAAHADVWVCRRVDIARHWRATHPFRAEDTGA; translated from the coding sequence ATGACCGTCTACGACTCGACGCTCCCCTATCCCCGCGACCTGGTCGGCTACGGCCGCAACCCGCCGCACGCGCGCTGGCCCGGCGGCGCCCGCATCGCGGTGCAGTTCGTGCTGAACTACGAGGAAGGCGGCGAGAACAGCGTGCTGCACGGCGACGCGGGCTCGGAGCAGTTCCTGTCGGAGATGTTCAACCCGGCGAGCTACCCGGAACGCCACATCAGCATGGAGGGCATCTACGAGTACGGCTCGCGCGCCGGCGTCTGGCGCCTGCTGCGCGAGTTCGAGAAGCGCGGCCTGCCGCTGACGGTGTTCGGCGTGGGCATGGCGCTGGAGCGCCACCCCGAGCTCACCGCCGCCTTCGTCGCGCTCGGCCACGAGATCGCCTGCCACGGCTGGCGCTGGATCCACTACCAGGCCATCGACGAGGCGACCGAGCGCGAGCACATGGCGCTGGGCATGGCCGCCATCGAGCGGCTCACCGGAGCGCGCGCGCTCGGCTGGTACACCGGCCGCGACAGCCCGCGCACGCGCCGCCTGGTGGCCGACTACGGCGGCTTCGAATACGACAGCGACTACTACGGCGACGACCTGCCCTTCTGGATGCGGGTCGCGAAGAGCGACGGCGAGGTGGTGCCGCAACTCATCGTGCCCTACACGCTCGACTGCAACGACATGCGCTTCGCGCTGCCCCAGGGCTACTCGCACGCCGACCCGTTCTTCCAGTACCTGAAGGACACCTTCGACGCCCTCTACGCCGAGGGCGACCCCGCGGGCGACGACCGCCCCAAGATGATGAGCGTGGGCATGCACTGCCGCCTGCTCGGCCGGCCCGGGCGCATCGCGGCGCTGCAGCGCTTCCTCGACCACGTCGCCGCCCATGCGGACGTGTGGGTGTGCCGGCGCGTGGACATCGCGCGGCACTGGCGAGCGACGCATCCCTTTCGTGCCGAAGACACAGGAGCCTGA
- a CDS encoding GntR family transcriptional regulator has translation MDVMESSTTAAIVDALTRAIVEHRLHPGSKLAEQKLADHFGVSRTLVRQALFQLSQNRLIRLEPARGAFVASPSVDEAREVFAVRRMLEVEMTRSFVRGVTPARLKALREHVAAERAAVTAGDATGRTELLGDFHVRMAELIGNRVLAQMLGELISRCALITLMYQSPSAAAHSNDEHADIVRALAARDEDLAVRLMSEHLDHVEASLTFDRKVPTHDVALALT, from the coding sequence ATGGATGTCATGGAGTCCTCCACCACCGCCGCCATCGTCGACGCCCTGACCCGGGCCATCGTCGAGCACCGGCTGCATCCGGGCAGCAAGCTCGCCGAGCAGAAGCTGGCCGACCACTTCGGCGTCTCCCGCACGCTGGTGCGGCAGGCCCTGTTCCAGCTCTCGCAGAACCGGCTGATCCGGCTCGAACCCGCGCGCGGCGCCTTCGTCGCGTCGCCGTCGGTGGACGAGGCGCGCGAAGTGTTCGCGGTGCGCCGCATGCTGGAGGTCGAGATGACGCGCAGCTTCGTGCGCGGCGTGACCCCGGCGCGCCTGAAGGCGCTGCGCGAGCACGTCGCCGCCGAACGCGCGGCCGTGACCGCCGGCGACGCCACCGGCCGCACCGAGCTGCTGGGCGACTTCCACGTGCGCATGGCCGAACTCATCGGCAACCGGGTGCTGGCCCAGATGCTGGGCGAGCTGATCTCGCGCTGCGCCCTCATCACGCTCATGTACCAGAGCCCGAGCGCCGCCGCGCACTCCAACGACGAACACGCCGACATCGTGCGCGCCCTCGCCGCCCGGGACGAGGACCTGGCCGTGCGCCTCATGAGCGAGCACCTCGACCACGTCGAGGCGAGCCTGACCTTCGACCGCAAGGTGCCCACGCACGACGTGGCGCTGGCCCTGACCTGA
- a CDS encoding purine permease, with protein MSSPSAAASPAADSLPSVHLVDQQLPLGRLSALGLQHVLVMYAGAVAVPLIVGRALRLSPDEVALLISADLFCCGIATLIQSLGATRWFGIRLPVMMGVTFASVAPMVAIANANPGVAGAQLLFGSIIGAGVISILIAPMVSRMLRFFPPVVTGTIIAVIGISLMRVGINWIFGNPFGPTAPAIVDPVYAKWLADVTSPGSALPPVPKGFAILPTVPNPRYADLTGFGVAAVVLVSILLIVKYARGFVANISVLLGIAIGAVVASAMGIMTYEKVGRAPWFDVVLPFHFGMPQFDAVLILTMTLIMIVVMIESTGMFLALGEMTERKIDQKDLAKGLRTDGLGTLIGGIFNTFPYTSFSQNVGLVAVTGVKSRYVCVAGGVILIVLGLLPKMAALIESLPTVVLGGAGLVMFGMVAATGIRILSGVDFKGNRHNPMIVAVSIGIGMIPLIAPNFKQWMPHALHSLIESGILLASITAVLLNLFLNGAKHDEAAVIAAAKQAEAH; from the coding sequence ATGTCCTCTCCCTCCGCCGCCGCCTCGCCGGCCGCAGATTCCCTCCCGTCGGTCCACCTCGTCGACCAGCAGCTGCCCCTGGGCCGGCTCTCCGCCCTGGGACTGCAGCACGTGCTGGTGATGTACGCCGGCGCGGTGGCCGTGCCGCTGATCGTGGGGCGCGCGCTGCGCCTGAGTCCGGACGAGGTGGCGCTGCTGATCTCGGCCGACCTGTTCTGCTGCGGCATCGCCACGCTGATCCAGTCGCTGGGCGCCACGCGGTGGTTCGGCATCAGGCTGCCCGTGATGATGGGCGTGACCTTCGCCTCGGTGGCGCCGATGGTGGCCATCGCCAACGCCAACCCGGGCGTCGCCGGGGCGCAGCTGCTCTTCGGCTCGATCATCGGCGCGGGCGTGATCTCGATCCTGATCGCGCCGATGGTCAGCAGGATGCTGCGCTTCTTCCCGCCGGTGGTGACCGGCACGATCATCGCGGTCATCGGCATCAGCCTGATGCGCGTGGGCATCAACTGGATCTTCGGCAACCCGTTCGGCCCGACCGCCCCGGCCATCGTCGACCCGGTCTACGCCAAGTGGCTGGCCGACGTGACCTCGCCGGGCAGCGCGCTGCCGCCGGTGCCCAAGGGTTTCGCCATCCTGCCGACGGTGCCCAACCCGCGCTATGCCGACCTCACGGGCTTCGGCGTGGCGGCCGTCGTGCTGGTGTCGATCCTGCTGATCGTGAAGTACGCCCGGGGCTTCGTGGCCAACATCTCGGTGCTGCTGGGCATCGCCATCGGCGCGGTGGTGGCCTCGGCGATGGGCATCATGACCTACGAGAAGGTCGGCCGCGCGCCGTGGTTCGACGTCGTGCTGCCGTTCCACTTCGGCATGCCGCAGTTCGACGCGGTGCTCATCCTGACCATGACGCTCATCATGATCGTGGTGATGATCGAGTCGACCGGCATGTTCCTGGCGCTGGGCGAGATGACCGAGCGGAAGATCGACCAGAAGGACCTGGCCAAGGGCCTGCGCACCGACGGCCTGGGCACGCTGATCGGCGGCATCTTCAACACCTTCCCCTACACCAGCTTCTCGCAGAACGTCGGCCTGGTGGCCGTCACGGGCGTCAAGAGCCGTTACGTGTGCGTGGCCGGCGGCGTGATCCTGATCGTGCTGGGCCTGCTGCCCAAGATGGCCGCGCTGATCGAGTCGCTGCCCACCGTGGTGCTCGGCGGCGCCGGGCTGGTGATGTTCGGCATGGTGGCGGCCACGGGCATCCGCATCCTCTCGGGCGTGGACTTCAAGGGCAACCGCCACAACCCGATGATCGTCGCGGTGTCGATCGGCATCGGCATGATTCCGCTGATCGCGCCCAACTTCAAGCAGTGGATGCCGCACGCGCTGCACTCGCTGATCGAGTCGGGCATCCTGCTCGCGTCGATCACGGCGGTGCTGCTCAACCTGTTCCTCAACGGCGCGAAGCACGACGAGGCCGCCGTCATCGCCGCGGCCAAGCAGGCCGAGGCGCATTGA
- the xdhC gene encoding xanthine dehydrogenase accessory protein XdhC: MTSMLDLLLQRLRVEDGVLVRIDATQGSVPREAGTWMAVWGDGTLTGTIGGGHLEFQAARAARDWLGGGPAIEGPRRHALGPALGQCCGGVVVLSYQRVGAADAPALRDAFTRRLEPVALFGGGHVGAALARLLATLPFAVRWIDSREGVFAPALPARIATEHSEPVQDAVADLVPGSRVLVMSFSHAEDLDIVVACLKRLRTRDDLPYVGLIGSRTKWATFRHRLAARGFTEAEMDRVTCPIGIPGIAGKEPEVIAVAVAAQLLQSLGPRG, translated from the coding sequence ATGACATCGATGCTCGACCTGCTGCTGCAGCGCCTGCGCGTCGAGGACGGCGTGCTGGTGCGCATCGACGCCACGCAGGGCTCGGTGCCGCGCGAGGCCGGCACCTGGATGGCCGTGTGGGGCGACGGCACGCTGACCGGCACCATCGGCGGGGGCCACCTCGAATTCCAGGCCGCGCGCGCCGCGCGCGACTGGCTCGGCGGCGGCCCGGCCATCGAGGGGCCAAGGCGCCACGCGCTCGGCCCGGCACTGGGCCAGTGCTGCGGCGGCGTCGTGGTGCTGTCGTATCAGCGGGTCGGCGCGGCCGACGCGCCGGCGCTGCGCGACGCGTTCACCCGGCGCCTGGAGCCGGTCGCGCTGTTCGGCGGCGGCCACGTCGGCGCCGCGCTGGCCCGGCTGCTGGCCACCCTGCCGTTCGCGGTGCGCTGGATCGACAGCCGCGAGGGCGTCTTCGCCCCCGCGCTGCCGGCGCGCATCGCCACCGAGCATTCCGAGCCCGTGCAGGACGCCGTCGCCGACCTGGTGCCGGGTTCGCGCGTGCTGGTCATGAGCTTCAGCCACGCCGAGGACCTCGACATCGTCGTGGCCTGCCTGAAGCGCCTGCGAACGCGCGACGACCTGCCCTACGTCGGCCTGATCGGCAGCCGGACGAAATGGGCCACCTTCCGCCACCGCCTGGCCGCGCGCGGCTTCACCGAGGCCGAGATGGACCGCGTCACCTGCCCGATCGGCATCCCCGGCATCGCCGGCAAGGAGCCCGAGGTGATCGCCGTGGCGGTGGCGGCACAGTTGTTGCAGTCGCTCGGCCCGCGCGGCTGA